The region AAGTGTTGGAACAAAAACATTTCCGCTTATTCCCACGGAAGCCAATAAAGCCTCAATAACAGTTTGTGTCCCACCTTCTACGTAACCAAAACTTGATAATGAACTATGTACCAAAAGTGTATCTCCCTTTCTAATTCCAATACTCTCAAAAGTATTTAATAGATCCAAAATATTTATTTTCAACATCAATTACTCCTTGTACTAAGAAAATAATATAATTATAAACTCCAACTATATAAATTTAGATTATATTTTTTATCTTGTATCTTTTATGTACAAAATCAACTATATCTTGATAAAATTCAAATTCAATCGGATCTTTTAACATTTCTCCAATCTTTCCTCCAACAAACCACGCACATGCTGCATCCATATAACCATACTTAACACCACCATTTAAATATTCTCTAAATCTTTTATGACGTTCTTGGGATACTTTAATCGGTTCATTTAAATTAAGGAAATATTCCATCTCTATACCTGCATTTCTTTTTTTTGCGGCTTCGGCAGCTTCTTCGACTCCTTTTATTTTTTCGTAAAACATATAATTAGGTTGTAAAAAAGCTGCATCAAAATAATAGTTTTGATAATCATCAAGTAAATGAACATTATAACTCGCCCAAAAAGGTATCCAAAATAATTTTTTCTTATATGATACATTTATATATCTATGAATCTCTTTTAATAACCAATGATCATCTACATTCCAACCTCTATAAACGGTTTCAAATGGCCAATAAAATCCTAATAAATTTAGATTATCAATTGCTTCTTTCTTCCATTGAGCCATAAAAGTTTCTACAAACCATTTACATGCAATATATCTATCTTCTGTTGCATGTGTTAAATTTTGCCCTAATACAGAAAAATTCAGATTCTCACCATTAATCATTCCAAATTTACATTGATTTACCCCAGGGTAAGGTAACATAACAACTAGGTTCCTTTTTCTTTCTGGTTTTCCTATTATCTTTGATAATTCTTCAATAGTTGTGGATATTGTATTTGCTCCACAAATTAAACTATCAATTGCAGTCAGCCATGCTTCTTTATTACCTGGATTTGGACATGGTACTGCATAAAAATCCCCTTCTCCACTCATTGTGGTTCCAATATTTATATCAGCACCCAAGGAAAAATGCTGCACATTTGGAAATAGTACAAAAGAATCAAATAGCCATTCTTTAGGTTCAAAATTGTTACCTATTGAAGACAAATAAGGATAATAATCAATCTCTTCATAACTGCTACCAATTAGCATTAAATGTCTTAAAAATCCAATTTTTTCTAAATCTTGTGCAAGATACATTTGAATTACCTCCAAAAATGTATTTTTAAATTCAAAAAATACCTTGTTATCAAAAGTTTGTAATGATACTAAAAATCAAAATATACATTCATTTTATTCATAGAATTCTATATGTATCAAAGCTAACTCATAGTTAGGAATTACTATTTCTATGTATTTCTTATCACTTTCTTCTTTTGGTATCCAAACCAATTCAATTGGATAATTAGGCTCATTTAAATAATTACAAGTTACTATTTTTACCTTTGAAGGGTCACAATAAAATTTAACTTTTCCTTCTTTTTTCATAGCTGCATTTGCAATTGTTATAAGATTT is a window of Defluviitoga tunisiensis DNA encoding:
- a CDS encoding DUF4855 domain-containing protein, coding for MYLAQDLEKIGFLRHLMLIGSSYEEIDYYPYLSSIGNNFEPKEWLFDSFVLFPNVQHFSLGADINIGTTMSGEGDFYAVPCPNPGNKEAWLTAIDSLICGANTISTTIEELSKIIGKPERKRNLVVMLPYPGVNQCKFGMINGENLNFSVLGQNLTHATEDRYIACKWFVETFMAQWKKEAIDNLNLLGFYWPFETVYRGWNVDDHWLLKEIHRYINVSYKKKLFWIPFWASYNVHLLDDYQNYYFDAAFLQPNYMFYEKIKGVEEAAEAAKKRNAGIEMEYFLNLNEPIKVSQERHKRFREYLNGGVKYGYMDAACAWFVGGKIGEMLKDPIEFEFYQDIVDFVHKRYKIKNII